The genomic segment CCCGGCGCTCCTATTTCATCGGCCGCTGGATTCGTCATTGCGGCTGGTATCCGGGCTTTCAGCTGCGCTTGTTTAAAAAAGACCGCACGACGGTGAGTCTATCACGCGTGCACGAGGGATTTCTCGTGGAGGGCCGCATCGGCGAGCTGCCGGGCGATCTGGATCACTACAGCCATCGTTCTCTGGCAGACAGTCTGGAAAAGATGAATCGCTATTCAACCCTGGAGGCGCTGGATCGTCTGGACCGGGGGCGGGTGCGGCCCGTTGATTTCATCACCCATCCCCTGTCGGCGTTCCTCCGCAAATACATCGGCCGCTCCGGTTTTCGCGACGGCATGCCCGGGCTGATGTTGTGTTGGATTTCTTCTCTGCTCACCATGGCGGTTTATATGAAACGATGGCACTGGCAGCGGTCGACTCCGGCCGAACAGCAGGCTGCCAGGGAGCGGCACCAATGAGCACGCTGGCCGTCATCGTCATCGCCCGCAATGAGGCGGAAAACATCGGCGACTGTCTGGCCGGCGCCGCCTGGGCGGATGAATTGATCGTCATCGACAGTCAGAGCACAGACGCCACGGTCGAGATCGCACGCCGCTATACCGACCAGGTGTATGTCGAACCCTGGCGCGGTTATGCGGAGAACAAAACCATGGCCCTGAACCGCTGTCACAGCGACTGGGTCTTTTGGCTCGACGCCGACGAGCGCATCACCGCGCCGCTGGCTGAGGAGATCCGTCGCCTGATCGACTCCCAGCCGGCGGAAAACGGTTTTCGCGTGGCGCGCAAAGCCTATTTTCTCGGCCGCTGGATCCGGCATGGCGGTTGGTATCCGGGCTATGTGCTGCGCCTGTTTCGACGCCATTCCGGCCGATTCAACGACCATCTCGTGCATGAGGGGGTGGAGGTAGACGGCGCCTGTGGAAGGCTGAAGAACAGCCTGCTGCACTATACCGATCGCACGCTGGAACAGTATCTGGAAAAGTTTAACCGCTACACCACGTTGGCCGCGCAGGAGCTGCATGGCCGCGGCCGCCGTGCCGGAGCGATCTCGTTCCTGTTTCGGCCGCTGCATCAGTTCGTTAAAATGTACGTGATCAAGCGGGGCTTTCTGGACGGCGTGGAGGGACTCATGCTCTGTCTGCTCTCCGCTCATTACGTGGCAGCCAAGTATGCCAAGCTCTGGGAGATTTCCCATTGCGCGGAAGAGAAAAAATGAGTAGGTTATTCAAGCGGCGCGGAACGGCTGGCGTTGCCTGCACGGAATTTTTATCGCTGACGTGAATGCCGCATGGTGCGGAGTGAACAATCAATAAGGAATGCGATATGAAGTATGCGGTGGAAAAGAAAGCCTCCACAGCGGTTCTGCACATCGGAGAGGAACGGCTGGACAGCCGCTTCACCTCTGAGCTCAAGGCGCAGTTGCTGCTGCTCCTCAGTGAACAAGAACTCTCGACCATACTCGTGGATATGAAGCAGACGACCTATGCGGACAGTTCCGGTCTGGGCGCTTTATTGTTAGGCCTTCGCCAAGCCCGTGACACCGGTAAAAAATTTGCACTGGTGGGAGCGCAGAAACGGGTCATCAGTCTGATCAAAATCGCCCATCTGGATGAGCTGATGGTCAATTATTCGTCCGTGGCCGCAGCCCTGAAAGCTTTGGCCTGACGACGGCGTGGAGGCGGATGTGCCGATCTATGAATATCAATGCTCGGATTGCCGCCGGCGTTCGACTCTTTTGATCCGCACCCGGGAGGAAGCCGAGCAGCCGGTCTGTTCGTTCTGCGGCAGCGCGCGGATGCAGCGGATCATGTCTCGATTTGCAGCGATCAAGTCCGAGGAGAGCCGGTTGGAAAGCCTGTCGGATCCCAGCCGTTGGTCCGGTGTCGATGAGAACGATCCCGCCGGCGTGGCCCGGTTCGTCAAACGGATGGGCAGCGAGTTGGGCGAAGATCTCAGCCGCGATGAAATCGATCAAATGGCGGATGAGGCGGCGCGCGAAGCGGAATCGGGCGCCGGCGCGGACGAGGATGTGCCGTGATTCTCTGCGCAAGGGAACTTGTTCAGCGCCGATATGATTTGAAGGATGACCCGCCTGCGGGATTCCCAGTGGGCAGGGTCGTTGGTCGATAAAATCCAGTCGCCGGCGGGCTGCTGAACCTGTAGAGGCAGATGAACGCACGGCGAATGCCCGGCTGGACCAAAATTTAACCGACCGACAGCACATGCTTCTGGAACCGTATCCTGCCTTGTCCCCGAAGGAATTCAGGATGGGCGTGCTGGAGATCCGCGAGGATCGCGAGCAAGGGAGAAAAGACCGGCGCTGAGATCGACCTTCCGCCGGAGAACCTTCCCAAAACAAAAAAAGGGCGACTGCCTGCAGCAGCCGCCCTTTGCTGTGATCGGT from the bacterium genome contains:
- a CDS encoding glycosyltransferase family 2 protein, yielding RRSYFIGRWIRHCGWYPGFQLRLFKKDRTTVSLSRVHEGFLVEGRIGELPGDLDHYSHRSLADSLEKMNRYSTLEALDRLDRGRVRPVDFITHPLSAFLRKYIGRSGFRDGMPGLMLCWISSLLTMAVYMKRWHWQRSTPAEQQAARERHQ
- a CDS encoding STAS domain-containing protein codes for the protein MKYAVEKKASTAVLHIGEERLDSRFTSELKAQLLLLLSEQELSTILVDMKQTTYADSSGLGALLLGLRQARDTGKKFALVGAQKRVISLIKIAHLDELMVNYSSVAAALKALA
- a CDS encoding zinc ribbon domain-containing protein, with translation MPIYEYQCSDCRRRSTLLIRTREEAEQPVCSFCGSARMQRIMSRFAAIKSEESRLESLSDPSRWSGVDENDPAGVARFVKRMGSELGEDLSRDEIDQMADEAAREAESGAGADEDVP
- a CDS encoding glycosyltransferase family 2 protein, which translates into the protein MSTLAVIVIARNEAENIGDCLAGAAWADELIVIDSQSTDATVEIARRYTDQVYVEPWRGYAENKTMALNRCHSDWVFWLDADERITAPLAEEIRRLIDSQPAENGFRVARKAYFLGRWIRHGGWYPGYVLRLFRRHSGRFNDHLVHEGVEVDGACGRLKNSLLHYTDRTLEQYLEKFNRYTTLAAQELHGRGRRAGAISFLFRPLHQFVKMYVIKRGFLDGVEGLMLCLLSAHYVAAKYAKLWEISHCAEEKK